Proteins encoded within one genomic window of Bacteroidota bacterium:
- a CDS encoding DUF3943 domain-containing protein yields the protein MQAYSAFSKQDFNSALHSHLNFDRNFDSKRFGHSCRLLNQDSLPVLARFAYTNLVMLSSSIAGHAYLVLRTHKTEDWSSKYSWQSIERTFTLPPKWDEDHWSFNYLVHPYMGSLTYLAWRNRGGSPLSGLLVSGLNSTLYEYLIASAIQRPSANDLIITPLTGAILGEAIFFIEKKILGQKYLSVTEKIILTIIDPYEVARNRFRYNKMIR from the coding sequence ATGCAAGCTTACTCCGCTTTTTCAAAGCAAGATTTTAATTCAGCATTACATTCACATCTAAATTTTGATAGGAATTTTGATTCTAAAAGGTTCGGGCATTCATGTCGATTGCTTAATCAAGATAGTTTGCCTGTATTAGCCCGTTTTGCTTACACCAATTTGGTCATGCTTTCTTCAAGTATTGCTGGACATGCCTATTTAGTTTTAAGAACACACAAAACCGAGGATTGGTCTAGTAAATATAGTTGGCAAAGTATTGAACGAACATTTACTCTACCACCAAAGTGGGATGAGGATCATTGGTCTTTTAATTATTTAGTACACCCGTATATGGGCTCTCTCACCTATCTTGCATGGCGTAATCGAGGAGGTTCACCATTGTCTGGCTTACTAGTTTCCGGCCTTAATTCCACCTTGTATGAATACCTAATCGCCAGTGCTATTCAACGACCAAGTGCCAACGATTTAATCATTACACCTCTTACAGGAGCCATATTAGGAGAAGCCATCTTTTTTATTGAAAAGAAGATATTGGGTCAAAAATACCTAAGCGTAACGGAGAAAATTATTTTGACAATAATTGATCCTTATGAAGTAGCACGAAATCGATTTCGGTATAACAAAATGATTCGATAA